Proteins encoded together in one Haloarcula rubripromontorii window:
- a CDS encoding DUF7344 domain-containing protein produces the protein MGVKDTAQTEAEPDNKLNDESVPAPTGTESSGDQATSQEQDDADVSLDVIFEILKNSRRREVLHFLRERDEQVSLGELAEHVAAIENETTTDALTSSERKRVYVGLYQCHLPKMDDIGVVDFNQDRGHITLTEKADDFEKYLDRSEDGEAHQQWYQYYAAVSVLGAMVLAASVAFSLPGSIVLGLFSLVVGVAGACSVYHWSVEREMPEGE, from the coding sequence ATGGGAGTCAAAGACACCGCACAAACTGAAGCAGAACCGGATAATAAACTAAACGACGAATCCGTCCCAGCGCCGACGGGGACGGAAAGCAGTGGCGACCAGGCGACGTCGCAGGAGCAGGACGATGCTGATGTATCTCTGGATGTTATATTTGAAATACTGAAAAACAGCCGCCGCAGAGAGGTTCTCCACTTTCTTCGGGAACGAGACGAGCAGGTCTCTCTTGGGGAGCTTGCAGAACACGTCGCGGCTATCGAGAACGAAACCACGACTGATGCGTTGACATCAAGTGAGCGCAAGCGCGTGTATGTCGGGCTTTACCAGTGCCATCTCCCAAAGATGGACGATATCGGCGTCGTTGATTTTAATCAAGATCGTGGGCATATCACCCTTACTGAAAAGGCCGACGACTTCGAGAAGTACCTCGATCGCTCCGAAGATGGCGAGGCCCATCAACAGTGGTATCAGTATTACGCAGCCGTTTCGGTACTGGGCGCAATGGTCCTCGCTGCCTCTGTCGCCTTCTCACTCCCCGGGAGCATAGTGTTGGGACTGTTCTCTTTAGTCGTAGGTGTTGCAGGCGCGTGTTCCGTGTATCACTGGTCAGTTGAGCGGGAAATGCCGGAAGGCGAGTAG
- a CDS encoding alpha-D-ribose 1-methylphosphonate 5-triphosphate diphosphatase, which yields MSDNANQTLISGGTVVTPTGKIENGTVTFSDGKIVSVDADPHDTPDIDATGNYVLPGLIDLHGDDIERHLFPRAGERVDTTIALDRCDIANVSAGITTKYHAISFEDVPDDNRSIELARRLAEQIRDFDRKTGARVDNRLHMRCELTNEAAVDAVSQEIRSGGDLVSLVSHIPGQGQFAGENTIAQRYDRPDTELEAGIQALETRRSSVSDTEIVARAREITDLASSRNIPVASHDDETVASVNNAAAIGVDISEYPLSHRAAQRATELNLTVAMGAPNVVRGGSLWDGPDASQAIKDGVVDILCSDFRPQSLLSSVFIENNDSLTDRVVRVSTAPAAAAGLYDRGRLERGARADIIIVDPTPAPSIERTYVAGDEVYRSA from the coding sequence ATGAGCGATAATGCAAACCAGACACTAATCTCAGGAGGAACTGTTGTTACGCCTACTGGGAAAATAGAGAACGGGACGGTGACGTTTTCCGACGGAAAAATAGTCTCAGTGGACGCAGACCCTCATGACACCCCCGATATTGATGCGACGGGTAACTATGTCCTGCCTGGACTGATTGACCTCCACGGTGATGACATTGAACGGCATCTCTTTCCGAGAGCCGGGGAGCGTGTCGACACGACTATCGCTCTAGATCGCTGTGATATTGCTAACGTTAGTGCAGGTATTACGACAAAGTATCATGCTATCTCGTTCGAAGATGTTCCGGATGATAACCGGAGTATCGAATTGGCCCGTCGCCTCGCCGAGCAGATACGTGATTTTGACCGCAAAACTGGTGCTCGTGTCGACAACAGGCTTCATATGCGGTGTGAGCTAACAAATGAAGCGGCAGTTGACGCTGTTTCGCAGGAAATCCGGTCAGGGGGCGACCTCGTCTCTCTTGTCTCACACATCCCCGGACAGGGTCAGTTCGCTGGAGAAAATACAATCGCACAACGCTATGACCGTCCTGATACGGAACTAGAAGCAGGCATTCAGGCCCTTGAGACGCGCCGTAGCAGTGTTTCAGACACAGAAATAGTGGCGCGCGCACGAGAGATTACAGATTTAGCGAGCAGTCGAAATATACCGGTCGCCTCACACGATGATGAAACTGTTGCGAGTGTAAATAACGCCGCTGCCATCGGTGTGGACATCAGCGAGTATCCGCTCTCTCACCGTGCTGCGCAGCGTGCAACGGAACTAAACTTGACTGTCGCAATGGGCGCGCCGAATGTGGTTCGCGGTGGGAGCCTGTGGGACGGACCCGACGCGTCTCAGGCAATCAAAGACGGCGTCGTAGACATCCTTTGCAGCGACTTTCGGCCGCAATCATTGCTTAGCTCTGTTTTCATTGAAAACAATGACTCTCTGACAGACCGGGTGGTACGTGTTTCCACTGCGCCAGCTGCTGCTGCCGGCTTGTACGACCGTGGGCGGTTGGAGCGTGGGGCAAGAGCAGATATTATTATTGTTGATCCTACTCCGGCACCATCCATAGAACGAACGTATGTTGCCGGCGATGAAGTGTATCGCTCTGCGTAG
- a CDS encoding winged helix-turn-helix domain-containing protein: protein MADFDQWDEVSYVISSRYRVETLRRLSEGPATPSLIADDRDMSIAHVSRALQELRESELVDLLVSEDRKKGRVYDITEKGVDIWETIERKNMA, encoded by the coding sequence ATGGCAGACTTTGATCAGTGGGATGAAGTGAGCTACGTCATCAGTTCACGGTATCGAGTCGAGACTCTCCGCCGATTGTCAGAAGGCCCCGCGACACCGTCGTTGATCGCGGACGATAGAGACATGAGTATTGCACATGTCTCACGTGCGTTACAAGAGCTTCGTGAGTCGGAACTTGTTGATTTACTAGTTTCGGAAGATCGAAAAAAGGGCCGCGTATACGATATCACGGAGAAAGGTGTCGATATTTGGGAAACAATCGAACGGAAGAACATGGCGTAG